The genomic DNA AGCAGCCGAGCCGTCAGCGTAGACTGTTCCAAATCCTGGGATGAATTCTGAGCCGTGACGGTGACTTTGACCCCATTCGGATGAACGATCGCCCCCTCAAACGCCGTATTTTCCAGCAGATGCCCCCCCGCCTCCAGAAACCGCTGCTTCAGTCGCTCCAGCAGATACACCGGATCAACGCCCACATTCAGCACATCCCGCACCGCCAGACTCACCCCCGCATGGAAGCGAATCTGCACCGGATTAAACTCCGTGGCGATCGCCTCTTCCAGCTCTTCATTGGTCAGCAGCCCCATCTCCGTCAGAACGTGCAGTTCCCGCCGCGAAATGTTCCATTCCTGATCCCGTCCCCGCAGCCTGCCCCGCTCAATCAGCGCCACCTTCCAGCCCTTCTGTGCCAGTGCCGCCCCCAGCATGATCCCCAGCGTCCCGCCGCAAATCACCGCATCCCACGCGATCGCCTCTCCCAAGTCCGGGCTAACCGTCACCACCTCCGAAATTGGCAAAGGCGCAGTGGATTTATAGGAGTCCCACAGGCGATCGACCCGCCGTAACCCCTCTAAGGGATTTCCCGGAATCTGCGACAAAATTTCCTCAGTCAGGCTCATCTTTTCCACCAGTAAAACTTTTTCTCGATCGCTCTTTAGGGCTACCCCATTTTCTGATACTGCTCGATCGCCGCTGCAATGTTGCTCATCAATTGCTGATCCCGCTCTCGATCGAACGCAGGTGCATTTTTCCAGTCATAGAACCAAACTGGCTTACGCCGCCTTTCCTCCGGCTCCGTCGCGTACCTCGGAAATACATGGGCATGGAGTGCCGCTTCACTGTTTCCCAGAATTTCATAGTTAATCCGAGCTGCGCCCGTCACTTTCAGCAGAGCATCGCCCAAAACCGTCATATCCCGCAAAAAGCCAATTCGCTGCTCCATCGACAAAGCATTGAGATCCGGCACAACCGGATCAGGCAGCAGCAAAGAATACCCCCGCAAAAACTGCACATCCCCAACACCACCCACCCGGACGCAACCCGACAAATAACCTTCGGGTTAACCCCCGCTGCGCTTCCTCTACCCGCCGATGAATCAAAGTAGACATCCTGCGCCACCTATCTCCCCTATCTCAACAACCCACAAACTTCCTCATCCCCTATCTACTCCCCACTCCCACTCCCCACTCCCCTCATCCTCCCATCTACCCATCTACCCATCCACTCCTACACCTCCCAGAGTTCGGTAGAATGTTTTGGGCAAACTGTATTTAATATGCCTTTTCCCCAGCCTGCCGCTGCTGAACCGCAACCCTGTGAGTTGACCAATGCATAAGATTTTTGATTTGCACGTCGTTGAAACCCGCCCGCTAATCAGTCCCGCCATGCTCCACCACGAACTGCCCATTACCGAAACGGCAGCAACCCTGGTCGGAGAAACCCGCGATCGCATCCGCCATATTCTGCAAGCGGAGGATCAGCGGCTCCTGGTCATTGTCGGACCCTGCTCCGTTCATGATGTGAATGCGGCGCTGGAGTATGGCGAGAAGCTAGTTAAACTGCGGAAGGAACTGGAGGACGACCTGGAAATTGTGATGCGGGTCTACTTCGAGAAGCCGCGCACCACGATCGGCTGGAAGGGCTTAATCAACGATCCGCATCTGGACGGCAGCTACGACATCAACACCGGACTCCGCACTGCCCGTAGACTGCTCCTCGACCTGGCACAGCTTGGACTCCCTGCCGCCACGGAACTGCTCGACCCGATCATTCCCCAGTACATTGCAGACGCGATTTCCTGGACGGCGATCGGGGCAAGAACGACAGAAAGCCAGACCCACCGCGAAATGGCATCCGGGCTGTCGATGCCGATCGGCTTCAAGAACAATACGGATGGCAGTCTGTCCGCCGCCACAAACGCTATGCTGGCAGCCAGTCAGCCCCACCGCTTCCTGGGAATTAATCTGGACGGCTTGGCAAGTATTGTTACCACGACGGGCAATCCCGACGGACATCTCGTTCTGCGGGGCGGCAAGCACGGTCCTAATTACGATGCAGATCATGTCCAGCACGCCGCAAAGGAACTGGCACGGATGAAGCTAAACAGCCGTTTGATGATCGATTGCAGCCACGATAACGCCGGAAAGGATCACACTCGCCAGCCTCTCATTCTGGAGAATATCGCCGAGCAGTTGGGGGCAGGTTCAAAGCACATCATGGGCGTGATGGTGGAAAGCCACCTCGTCGCGGGCAAGCAAAACATCCCCCAAGACCTGAGCCAGCTCACCTACGGACAAAGCATCACCGATGCCTGCGTAGACTGG from Leptolyngbya ohadii IS1 includes the following:
- a CDS encoding HIT family protein, which codes for MSGCVRVGGVGDVQFLRGYSLLLPDPVVPDLNALSMEQRIGFLRDMTVLGDALLKVTGAARINYEILGNSEAALHAHVFPRYATEPEERRRKPVWFYDWKNAPAFDRERDQQLMSNIAAAIEQYQKMG
- a CDS encoding 3-deoxy-7-phosphoheptulonate synthase; the encoded protein is MHKIFDLHVVETRPLISPAMLHHELPITETAATLVGETRDRIRHILQAEDQRLLVIVGPCSVHDVNAALEYGEKLVKLRKELEDDLEIVMRVYFEKPRTTIGWKGLINDPHLDGSYDINTGLRTARRLLLDLAQLGLPAATELLDPIIPQYIADAISWTAIGARTTESQTHREMASGLSMPIGFKNNTDGSLSAATNAMLAASQPHRFLGINLDGLASIVTTTGNPDGHLVLRGGKHGPNYDADHVQHAAKELARMKLNSRLMIDCSHDNAGKDHTRQPLILENIAEQLGAGSKHIMGVMVESHLVAGKQNIPQDLSQLTYGQSITDACVDWNTTTEMLRSLAKSVLHQPRRATEVV